In the genome of Candidatus Reidiella endopervernicosa, one region contains:
- a CDS encoding GGDEF domain-containing response regulator, giving the protein MVYPDNELRQQLVTALARAGFEQIHEASNGSDAVSLLQSGQVDALITDIPIDDLDGWRLTRLVRSDVYPVDAAMPVIVLTRSFSERIAEVTAKEYEIDAFIPYERRHELPETLQSMFAQAQQGHNKPSLLVIEDNPDTVRVVERVLKPRFNIESAMTGTDGLAAWQQRRHDLVLLDVMLPGMNGEDVLKEILALRPAQSVVMMTADSSEERAGRLVLAGAADFIAKPFRAEQLRRVCDIAIRREDYMHSNAQFAHQVEALNREKERALVTLDSIGDGVITTDTSGTIESINPVAERMTGWSSSEAIGLKLDAVFQVVNEFTHTQTEDPVVRCLEEGKAVELGSHNLLIHRTGSEVAIQDTVAPIKARSGEMIGVVLVFHDVTEARKLNKRLSYQATHDSLTGLINRSEFERRLSRLLEDSRDNGSEHVLCYLDLDQFKVMNDTCGHMAGDQLLRQVATLIQQVVRRHDTLARLGGDEFGILLEYCSIEKATEVADSVRQSLVDYRFTYDDKLFALGVSVGVVPLSPENHNLEDALSMADAACYLAKEAGRNRIHVYHPDDGEINKRYGEMQWVSRVMRAFEEQRFILFYQTILPINGAEDGDHYEVLIRMHDEQGKLVPPGFFLPAVERYDLAATMDRWVIRTTLQWFEDNPEQLEQLAHCAINLSGKSLGDDHFHEFVTEILTHTCVPPNKICFEITETAAITNLDKAIRFITTFKAMGCRFALDDFGSGMSSFAYLKTLPVDYLKIDGQFVKDMLDDPIDRIMVKSINEVGHDMGLKTIAEFVENRELLELLRRMGVDYAQGYGIDVPQPLEERKVTGVIAESLTLQELSQSAP; this is encoded by the coding sequence TTGGTCTACCCCGATAACGAGTTGCGCCAGCAGCTTGTTACGGCGCTCGCTCGTGCCGGCTTTGAGCAGATTCATGAGGCCAGCAATGGCAGTGATGCCGTCAGTTTGTTGCAGAGCGGTCAGGTCGATGCGCTCATCACCGACATTCCGATCGACGATCTCGATGGCTGGCGACTGACTCGCCTGGTGCGTTCCGACGTCTACCCCGTCGATGCTGCCATGCCCGTGATCGTACTCACCCGTAGCTTCAGCGAACGTATCGCTGAGGTAACGGCCAAAGAGTATGAGATCGACGCCTTTATTCCCTACGAACGACGCCATGAGCTACCAGAGACCCTGCAGAGCATGTTTGCGCAGGCACAGCAGGGGCACAACAAACCCTCGCTTCTGGTTATCGAAGACAATCCCGACACCGTGCGTGTGGTCGAGCGCGTACTTAAACCGCGCTTTAACATCGAATCGGCCATGACCGGCACCGACGGTCTCGCTGCCTGGCAACAGCGCCGACACGATCTGGTACTGCTCGATGTGATGTTGCCTGGCATGAATGGTGAGGATGTTCTCAAAGAGATTCTCGCCCTGCGCCCCGCACAATCGGTGGTGATGATGACCGCCGACTCCAGCGAGGAGCGTGCCGGACGACTGGTACTGGCCGGAGCCGCTGACTTTATTGCCAAACCGTTCCGCGCTGAGCAGCTGCGTCGTGTTTGCGATATTGCCATCAGGCGCGAAGATTACATGCACAGTAACGCACAGTTCGCCCACCAGGTTGAAGCGCTCAACCGGGAGAAAGAGCGCGCACTGGTCACCCTCGACTCAATTGGTGATGGCGTTATTACCACTGACACCAGCGGCACGATTGAATCGATCAATCCCGTCGCCGAACGCATGACTGGTTGGTCGAGCAGCGAGGCCATCGGTCTAAAACTTGATGCCGTCTTCCAGGTCGTCAATGAGTTCACCCACACCCAGACCGAGGATCCAGTTGTCCGCTGCCTGGAAGAGGGCAAGGCGGTCGAGCTCGGCTCTCATAACCTGCTCATCCACCGTACCGGCTCTGAGGTTGCCATTCAGGACACCGTCGCCCCGATCAAGGCGCGCAGCGGTGAGATGATTGGCGTGGTCCTCGTCTTCCACGACGTTACTGAAGCACGCAAACTCAACAAACGCCTCTCCTATCAGGCCACCCACGACAGTCTCACTGGACTGATCAACCGCAGTGAATTTGAGCGCCGCCTCTCGCGCCTGCTCGAAGATAGCCGTGATAACGGCAGCGAACACGTGCTCTGCTATCTCGACCTCGACCAGTTCAAGGTGATGAACGACACCTGCGGCCACATGGCGGGGGATCAACTACTGCGCCAGGTCGCCACACTCATTCAACAGGTGGTACGTCGTCACGACACTCTGGCGCGTCTCGGCGGTGATGAGTTCGGCATCCTGCTCGAGTACTGCAGCATCGAAAAGGCGACCGAGGTAGCCGATAGTGTTCGCCAGAGTCTGGTCGACTACCGCTTCACCTACGATGACAAGTTATTTGCCCTTGGTGTTAGCGTCGGTGTGGTGCCCCTCTCCCCAGAGAATCACAATCTCGAAGATGCGCTGAGCATGGCCGATGCCGCCTGCTACCTGGCCAAGGAGGCGGGGCGTAACCGCATCCACGTCTACCACCCCGACGATGGCGAGATAAATAAACGTTACGGTGAGATGCAGTGGGTTTCGCGAGTCATGCGCGCCTTTGAAGAGCAGCGTTTCATTCTCTTCTACCAGACCATTTTGCCGATCAACGGTGCCGAGGATGGCGACCACTACGAGGTACTGATTCGAATGCACGACGAGCAGGGAAAGCTCGTTCCACCCGGCTTCTTCCTCCCCGCCGTGGAGCGTTATGATCTCGCTGCCACCATGGATCGCTGGGTCATTCGAACCACTCTGCAGTGGTTTGAGGATAACCCCGAACAGCTTGAACAGCTGGCACACTGCGCCATCAACCTCTCTGGTAAGTCGCTGGGTGATGACCACTTCCACGAATTCGTTACCGAAATCCTGACCCACACCTGCGTACCACCAAACAAGATCTGCTTTGAGATCACCGAGACCGCAGCGATCACTAATCTCGACAAAGCGATCCGCTTCATTACCACCTTCAAGGCGATGGGGTGTCGTTTTGCCCTCGACGATTTCGGTAGCGGCATGTCATCCTTCGCCTACCTCAAGACCCTGCCAGTCGACTACCTGAAGATCGACGGACAGTTCGTCAAGGATATGCTCGACGACCCGATCGACCGCATCATGGTCAAATCGATTAACGAGGTGGGACATGATATGGGATTAAAGACCATCGCCGAGTTTGTTGAAAACCGTGAACTACTCGAGCTGCTACGCAGAATGGGCGTCGACTACGCACAGGGTTACGGTATCGACGTTCCACAGCCCCTTGAGGAGCGTAAGGTGACAGGGGTCATCGCCGAGTCCCTGACGCTTCAGGAACTCTCTCAGTCAGCGCCATAG
- a CDS encoding thiamine pyrophosphate-binding protein yields MNNSANDISLGSSPNELGDLLVGYLDQLEVDYLFGVPGGAIEPLYNALARSERRGGVRSVVARHESGAAFMADGYARETGRLGVCCSTTGPGATNLITGVASALADNVPMLVITAQTALPHFGKGAFQESSCTAVDTVAMFRHCTVYSTLVSHPEQLEPKLPRPLPTPSRSRASPYQYSTRYPLQSLADGGTGL; encoded by the coding sequence ATGAATAATAGTGCTAACGATATTTCGTTGGGCAGTAGTCCCAATGAGCTGGGCGATCTACTGGTCGGTTACCTCGATCAACTCGAAGTTGATTACCTGTTTGGTGTTCCTGGCGGCGCTATTGAGCCGCTCTACAACGCCCTGGCTAGAAGCGAGCGTCGGGGTGGGGTTCGCTCGGTGGTGGCCCGGCATGAGAGTGGGGCTGCCTTCATGGCCGATGGTTACGCCCGCGAGACGGGTAGGTTGGGTGTCTGTTGTTCAACCACCGGTCCGGGAGCCACCAATCTGATTACTGGTGTCGCCTCGGCGCTGGCCGATAATGTGCCGATGTTGGTCATTACTGCGCAGACGGCACTACCCCACTTCGGTAAGGGGGCGTTTCAGGAATCCTCCTGTACCGCCGTTGATACGGTGGCGATGTTCCGCCACTGCACGGTCTACAGCACGTTGGTGTCACATCCCGAGCAGCTGGAGCCAAAACTACCTCGGCCATTACCAACGCCTTCCAGGAGCAGGGCCAGCCCATATCAGTATTCCACGCGATATCCTCTCCAGTCCCTGGCCGACGGCGGTACCGGGCTCTGA
- a CDS encoding sensor histidine kinase — protein sequence MFRLFSKQSSFRNQLFITLSFGLLALAAIASFATAWVSSVRTSELMLSQGRQITQNLAQQSALALLYGSPENAESPIEIALAFPDVQRVMLVSGDGKILTNQGRNATYSIPPLNIAALPNAALFGEDQNAWHFAAPVFLQGIDDGMPDYAAESPSQEYLGYVYIGMSKATLKNIRFTIFTNNILIALTAALALMFLLNHILKRLTNPLFNLSSVMQQKRSGETNVRAAEEGPREVVNIATIFNAMVDTLEERDRQLRQQNVVLESEVALRTRDLKFALTAAEEANQHKSEFLANITHELRTPLQAIIGYTDLAIEGLLDEGLDDMGEDMQRVQTSANHLLGLINEVLDLAKIEAGRMELNLEMVDLEGVLIEAQDTLLPLVQRNGNHLTINHPSPTSTLIIDRARLLQILLNLMSNAAKFTNMGEITVSAEFNQDRFELAVSDSGIGMDEQQQALIFDQFRQVDGSLSRRFEGTGLGLSITRQLCQLMGGDVNVKSKDGEGSTFTVTIPLPIKKAGRADKEASVTDEATAAIERNPQSAASGQ from the coding sequence ATGTTCCGCCTGTTTAGCAAACAAAGCAGCTTCAGAAACCAGCTTTTCATCACCCTCTCTTTCGGACTACTTGCCCTCGCCGCCATCGCCTCCTTTGCCACCGCCTGGGTAAGTAGTGTGCGCACCAGCGAGCTGATGCTGTCACAGGGTCGACAGATCACTCAAAACCTGGCCCAACAATCGGCACTGGCACTGCTCTATGGCAGCCCTGAAAATGCTGAAAGCCCCATCGAGATCGCGCTCGCCTTCCCCGACGTACAACGTGTGATGTTGGTCAGCGGAGATGGAAAGATACTGACCAACCAGGGTCGCAACGCCACCTATTCCATCCCACCGCTCAATATCGCCGCGCTGCCCAACGCGGCACTGTTCGGTGAAGACCAGAACGCCTGGCACTTCGCTGCCCCCGTATTTCTCCAGGGCATCGATGATGGCATGCCCGACTATGCGGCCGAATCTCCTTCACAGGAGTATCTCGGTTATGTCTACATCGGCATGAGCAAGGCGACGTTGAAGAATATTCGTTTCACCATCTTCACCAATAACATTCTTATCGCACTCACCGCTGCACTGGCGCTGATGTTTCTGCTCAACCATATCCTCAAGCGCCTGACCAACCCGCTATTCAACCTCTCCAGCGTAATGCAACAGAAACGCAGCGGTGAGACCAATGTTCGTGCCGCCGAGGAGGGTCCTCGCGAGGTGGTCAACATCGCCACCATCTTCAACGCCATGGTCGACACCCTTGAGGAGCGAGATCGTCAGCTTCGCCAACAGAATGTGGTACTTGAATCGGAGGTCGCACTGCGTACCCGTGATCTCAAGTTCGCCCTCACCGCTGCTGAAGAGGCGAACCAGCATAAATCAGAGTTCCTGGCCAATATCACCCATGAGTTGCGCACCCCTCTGCAGGCAATCATCGGCTACACCGATCTGGCGATTGAGGGTCTGCTTGATGAGGGACTCGATGATATGGGCGAGGATATGCAGCGCGTACAGACCAGCGCCAACCACCTGCTTGGGCTGATTAATGAGGTTCTCGACCTGGCCAAAATCGAGGCGGGACGCATGGAACTCAACCTCGAAATGGTCGATCTTGAGGGCGTATTGATCGAGGCACAGGACACCCTGTTACCGTTGGTACAGCGCAACGGCAACCACCTCACCATCAACCACCCGAGCCCGACATCAACTCTCATCATCGACCGAGCCCGTCTGTTACAGATCCTGCTTAACCTGATGAGTAATGCCGCCAAATTTACCAACATGGGTGAGATCACCGTTTCTGCAGAATTTAACCAGGACCGTTTCGAACTGGCCGTCAGTGACAGCGGCATCGGTATGGATGAGCAGCAACAGGCGCTTATCTTCGACCAGTTTCGACAGGTCGATGGCAGCCTCTCAAGGCGTTTTGAGGGAACCGGTCTGGGACTCTCCATCACCCGTCAACTTTGCCAGTTGATGGGTGGTGATGTTAACGTCAAGAGCAAAGATGGAGAGGGATCCACGTTTACCGTAACAATCCCACTACCAATAAAAAAGGCAGGAAGAGCTGACAAGGAAGCCAGTGTCACGGACGAAGCCACAGCGGCAATCGAACGTAACCCTCAGTCAGCTGCAAGCGGGCAATAA
- a CDS encoding TonB-dependent receptor plug domain-containing protein — translation MVGPGVAGALDNTGYTEVDSYAFDIEYGKTLGDNFEYHARYAFQYQDQFTHFELFPPGAAMPIGADGNIDFATPVGMVSFPDGIIGNPGGEERRHLLDLDFIYTGLTNHRFRFGVGASDVSIETDETKNFGPGIIDGTQPVVDGTLTDVTDTAYVFMPDTNRQLWYLLAQDEWQLANDWALTAGVRYDHYSDFGSTTNPRLALVWATSYNLTSKLLYGRAFRAPAFSETQYINNPSILGNSDLDPETIDTLELAFDYRPSFNSRMAINFYAYNSEDLIDTVADVGTGTSTYQNTETQTGHGLELELDWQPTARVSLDLNYAWQHSEDENGDEIPDAPGQQISAAAQWQFIDAATLRMQTNWVGDRQRNPADTRSDIDDYLLTDLSLRIAPASMPFELALTGYNIFDEDAREPSSDALATPVTTHSKSSE, via the coding sequence GTGGTCGGCCCCGGTGTTGCGGGCGCACTCGACAACACGGGGTACACCGAAGTCGACAGCTACGCCTTCGACATCGAATATGGAAAAACTCTAGGCGATAACTTCGAGTACCACGCCCGCTACGCCTTCCAGTATCAGGACCAGTTCACCCACTTCGAACTCTTCCCACCGGGCGCGGCAATGCCAATCGGGGCCGACGGTAACATCGACTTCGCCACGCCAGTCGGCATGGTTAGCTTCCCCGACGGCATCATCGGTAACCCCGGTGGCGAGGAGAGGCGTCATCTGCTCGATCTCGACTTCATCTATACCGGCCTCACTAACCACCGTTTCCGTTTTGGTGTCGGTGCCTCCGACGTTTCAATTGAAACCGATGAGACCAAGAACTTCGGTCCAGGCATTATCGATGGCACCCAGCCGGTGGTCGATGGCACCCTCACCGATGTAACCGACACCGCCTACGTCTTTATGCCCGACACCAATCGTCAGCTCTGGTATCTACTGGCGCAGGATGAGTGGCAGCTAGCCAACGACTGGGCACTCACCGCGGGCGTTCGTTACGACCACTACTCCGACTTTGGCAGCACCACCAATCCACGCCTGGCGCTGGTCTGGGCTACCAGCTACAACCTCACCAGCAAACTGCTCTACGGTCGCGCCTTCCGTGCCCCGGCCTTCAGTGAGACGCAGTACATTAACAACCCCTCGATTCTCGGTAACTCCGATCTCGATCCTGAGACCATCGACACTCTAGAACTCGCCTTCGACTACCGTCCCAGCTTCAACAGCCGCATGGCAATCAACTTCTACGCCTACAACAGCGAGGATCTGATCGACACCGTCGCCGATGTCGGCACCGGCACCAGCACCTACCAGAATACCGAGACGCAGACAGGTCACGGCCTCGAGCTCGAACTCGACTGGCAACCCACCGCACGTGTCTCGCTCGATCTCAACTACGCCTGGCAGCACTCGGAGGATGAAAACGGTGACGAGATCCCCGATGCCCCTGGCCAGCAGATCAGTGCGGCGGCACAGTGGCAGTTTATCGATGCAGCCACCCTGCGCATGCAGACCAACTGGGTAGGGGATCGCCAGCGTAATCCCGCCGATACACGCAGCGACATCGACGACTATCTGCTCACAGATCTCAGTCTGCGCATCGCACCCGCCAGTATGCCATTCGAACTCGCCCTGACCGGCTATAACATCTTCGATGAGGATGCCCGTGAACCGAGCAGCGATGCGCTTGCCACCCCGGTGACTACCCACTCGAAGAGCAGCGAGTGA
- a CDS encoding citrate/2-methylcitrate synthase, with the protein MALVSKRRFSDVLYLLFRGELPSAEESQLLDTLMVAMISPGPATPATQAAMLAGVGKTDPLHILPIGLGVLGRVAGAGEIEASMRFLSRSRRKEPYTLAEQLLAEYQPEHEGDHQIAPGFGSHYGDIDPIATKLSEHLIDLPGCGETLHWAVQFSKALQPANEGVLHTGIAAAIFVDFGIKPRAGGGLFQLLQAPGLLAHGLEQSNKPLTAMPFLEDEHYVFEE; encoded by the coding sequence ATGGCACTGGTAAGCAAACGACGCTTCTCCGATGTGCTCTACCTACTGTTTCGCGGTGAATTGCCGAGTGCTGAGGAGTCACAACTGCTCGACACCCTGATGGTCGCGATGATCAGCCCCGGCCCCGCCACCCCTGCCACTCAGGCGGCAATGCTCGCGGGCGTCGGAAAAACCGATCCACTGCATATCCTGCCGATCGGTCTGGGTGTATTGGGGAGAGTGGCGGGAGCGGGAGAGATCGAGGCATCGATGCGTTTTCTCAGTCGCAGCCGTCGTAAAGAGCCCTACACACTCGCCGAACAGCTGCTCGCTGAATACCAGCCCGAGCATGAAGGCGATCATCAAATCGCTCCCGGTTTTGGCAGCCATTACGGCGATATCGACCCGATCGCCACAAAACTCAGCGAACATCTGATCGACCTGCCCGGTTGCGGCGAGACACTACACTGGGCAGTGCAGTTTTCCAAAGCACTGCAGCCAGCGAACGAGGGCGTGCTACACACCGGTATCGCTGCGGCGATCTTCGTAGATTTCGGCATCAAACCACGTGCTGGCGGCGGGCTATTTCAACTCCTGCAGGCGCCGGGACTACTGGCCCACGGCCTGGAACAGTCGAACAAACCGCTCACGGCGATGCCCTTTCTTGAGGATGAACACTATGTCTTCGAGGAGTAA
- a CDS encoding CopD family protein, translating to MTTEINTLMPIIIALHMLAAIVWVGGMFFAHQILRPIAASQLEPPQRLRLWLGVFDRFFLWVWVAVVLVVTTGFWMIFGLFGGLGYVGVHVVAMLAIGLLMVALYGYVYFIPYPELKRAVAAQMWPDGAKALAVIRVIVGTNLILGLLTSAIAAGGRYL from the coding sequence ATGACTACAGAGATCAACACCCTCATGCCGATCATCATCGCCCTGCACATGCTTGCGGCGATCGTCTGGGTTGGCGGCATGTTTTTCGCCCACCAGATACTGCGCCCGATCGCCGCCTCACAACTTGAACCGCCCCAGCGGTTGCGCCTCTGGCTGGGCGTATTCGATCGCTTTTTCCTCTGGGTCTGGGTAGCCGTCGTGCTGGTCGTCACTACCGGTTTCTGGATGATCTTCGGCCTATTCGGTGGCTTGGGTTATGTCGGAGTACACGTTGTCGCCATGCTTGCCATCGGTCTGCTGATGGTGGCGCTCTACGGCTACGTCTACTTTATCCCCTACCCCGAATTGAAGCGCGCCGTCGCTGCGCAGATGTGGCCCGACGGCGCTAAGGCATTGGCCGTCATTCGCGTGATTGTTGGCACCAATCTGATACTGGGCCTGCTCACCAGCGCCATAGCTGCCGGTGGGCGCTACCTATAA
- a CDS encoding thiamine pyrophosphate-dependent enzyme: MAHLHVYGNIQTIFTTLIERAIVACMKGTPVSISGRTGDRRNPEQERGERRGQGRESCVPRQIQLNAPDKYRSDESPIKPQRLICELTRRLPDETRYLADTGNSFAWTTDDSAPASTECLSGGDEFGAMGGRSVPPLAPPLAHPVSQWSVTGDGSYLMSGQELTVAAEAQLCVLFVVLNDQSLGMIKHGQQMAGAESIGLRCHRSITLQWREQWVRGPSITSVEESAGDRFWCALQGGWADAARCPYRCRGGHRWACGSVL; encoded by the coding sequence ATGGCGCATCTGCATGTCTATGGAAACATCCAGACGATATTCACCACCCTGATAGAGCGTGCGATTGTCGCGTGCATGAAGGGCACCCCTGTATCGATCTCAGGGCGCACGGGTGACCGACGGAACCCGGAGCAGGAGCGTGGTGAGCGGCGTGGACAGGGGCGCGAAAGCTGTGTGCCACGGCAGATTCAACTCAATGCGCCCGACAAGTACCGTAGTGACGAGAGCCCGATCAAACCGCAGCGGCTGATCTGTGAGCTGACCCGCCGACTCCCCGATGAGACCCGCTATCTTGCCGATACTGGCAACAGCTTCGCCTGGACCACCGATGACTCTGCACCCGCATCAACAGAATGTCTATCGGGTGGCGATGAGTTTGGTGCGATGGGGGGGCGATCGGTGCCGCCGTTGGCACCGCCTTTGGCGCACCCGGTAAGCCAGTGGTCTGTTACCGGTGATGGCAGTTATCTGATGAGTGGTCAGGAGCTGACGGTAGCGGCTGAGGCGCAGCTCTGTGTGCTGTTTGTAGTTCTCAACGACCAGTCACTCGGCATGATCAAACATGGTCAGCAGATGGCGGGTGCCGAATCGATTGGTCTGCGCTGCCACCGATCGATTACGCTGCAGTGGCGCGAGCAATGGGTGCGCGGGCCTAGCATTACATCGGTGGAAGAGTCTGCAGGCGATCGATTTTGGTGCGCTCTGCAAGGCGGGTGGGCCGACGCTGCTCGATGTCCATATCGATGCCGAGGAGGTCACCGATGGGCATGCGGATCCGTACTCTGA
- the djlA gene encoding co-chaperone DjlA: MSWWGKMVGGAFGFMLGGPLGAVLGAALGHKFDQGLGAFQVGGTAHLEQERIQTAFFTATFSVMGHLAKADGRVSEDEIAFAKAVMAQMQLGEEQRALAIKLFGEGKADDFPLDDLLHQFRKECHRRRTLMQMFIEIQLQAAHADGRVDSAERKMLQHICDLLGFTQHEFEHLEAMASAARNFGSGGAAGGGYQQPQQASPQAQLKAAYQVLDVVESATDAEVKRAYRRLMNQHHPDKLVSKGLPEEMIKVATEKSQEIRNAYDAVKASRGMR, translated from the coding sequence ATGAGTTGGTGGGGAAAGATGGTCGGCGGTGCCTTCGGTTTTATGCTGGGAGGACCGCTTGGTGCTGTGTTGGGTGCTGCACTAGGACATAAGTTTGATCAGGGCTTGGGCGCGTTTCAGGTAGGCGGTACCGCTCATCTAGAGCAAGAACGCATTCAGACCGCCTTCTTCACCGCTACCTTCTCGGTGATGGGGCATCTGGCCAAGGCCGATGGTCGGGTCAGTGAGGATGAGATCGCCTTTGCTAAGGCAGTGATGGCGCAGATGCAGCTTGGTGAGGAGCAGCGTGCGCTAGCGATCAAACTCTTCGGTGAGGGTAAGGCGGACGACTTTCCGCTCGATGATCTACTACACCAGTTCCGTAAGGAGTGTCATCGCCGTCGCACCCTGATGCAGATGTTTATTGAGATCCAACTGCAGGCCGCCCACGCCGACGGTCGGGTTGATAGCGCTGAGCGCAAGATGCTGCAGCATATCTGTGATCTTCTTGGCTTTACTCAACATGAGTTTGAACACCTTGAGGCGATGGCCAGTGCAGCGCGTAATTTTGGCAGCGGCGGTGCTGCTGGTGGAGGCTATCAGCAGCCACAGCAAGCCTCACCACAGGCGCAATTGAAGGCGGCCTATCAGGTGCTGGATGTTGTAGAGAGTGCGACTGATGCCGAGGTGAAACGAGCCTATCGACGTCTGATGAATCAGCATCACCCCGATAAACTGGTCTCAAAGGGATTGCCGGAGGAGATGATCAAGGTCGCCACTGAGAAGAGCCAGGAGATTCGTAACGCCTACGATGCGGTCAAGGCATCACGTGGCATGCGCTAA
- a CDS encoding ABC transporter substrate binding protein → MLLCLVLLLPLSTSFAAVPTRVAVIYPDVSAPYSQVFEKIIEGIERHPGITVVAHRLSNGDATQRADDWLSSQNATAIIALGQQSHKVARDLKPDIPVIVGATLIAPNGLSGVSLAADPEAFFSRLGSLTPPVRRVFTVYNRKQSGWLIERAAKLARKYDIELISKEAESSREAVLQYNAVLDMVRDGEDALWLPLDQVAPGKTILPSILKQAWQKRLVVFSSNPSHTRKGTLFALFPDHRGLGLRLAEIVVDSIRNPNRGPVLEPLKALKIAVNMRTASHLGVNYNSRLREQISLTFPLRR, encoded by the coding sequence TTGCTTCTGTGTCTGGTACTACTGTTGCCGCTTTCTACCTCCTTTGCGGCCGTACCCACTCGCGTTGCGGTTATCTATCCCGATGTCAGCGCGCCCTACAGCCAGGTCTTCGAGAAGATCATCGAGGGCATCGAACGCCACCCCGGTATCACTGTTGTTGCACACCGGCTCTCCAATGGCGATGCCACACAGCGGGCAGACGATTGGCTCTCCAGCCAGAATGCCACCGCCATTATCGCCCTGGGCCAGCAGAGCCATAAGGTCGCCAGAGATCTCAAACCCGATATCCCTGTCATCGTTGGCGCCACCCTCATCGCCCCCAACGGACTCTCGGGTGTCTCACTGGCCGCCGACCCCGAGGCCTTCTTCTCCCGACTCGGCTCACTTACACCACCCGTACGACGGGTTTTTACCGTCTACAACCGCAAACAGAGTGGCTGGCTGATTGAACGCGCCGCCAAACTGGCACGCAAATACGACATCGAATTGATTAGCAAAGAGGCCGAGAGCAGCCGTGAAGCGGTGCTGCAGTACAACGCCGTGCTTGATATGGTCCGAGATGGTGAGGATGCACTCTGGCTGCCACTCGATCAGGTCGCCCCTGGCAAGACCATTCTCCCCTCGATTCTGAAACAGGCATGGCAGAAACGACTGGTGGTCTTCTCCAGCAACCCCTCGCACACTCGCAAGGGGACGCTGTTTGCCCTCTTTCCTGACCACCGTGGGCTTGGCCTGCGTCTGGCCGAGATCGTTGTCGACTCCATTCGCAATCCCAACCGGGGGCCAGTACTTGAGCCGCTCAAGGCGCTCAAAATTGCCGTCAACATGCGTACCGCCTCACACCTCGGTGTGAACTACAACAGCCGGTTACGTGAGCAGATATCCCTCACCTTCCCTCTACGACGATAG
- a CDS encoding TonB-dependent receptor, producing the protein MNRTTNWLCSMAMRRGVTIATGSDKPLHLAPSVASVITAEQIKAMGATTLDHVLERVPGLHVAYSFNRLNSIWSIRGIHADTNPQVLFMVNGMRITDGTTGSRPPSFSMPVENIARVEVVRGPGSAIYGADAFAGVVNVITKGYEGYNGLTLGARTDTIDSRETWIQTGKQLGDWNAAFSLEWQQRDGDSSRVVDADLQTFLDTTFALVPPASNAPGTLDTTSDVINTSLNLSNGGLKLGFWGWLQRDWWSAPVLRAHSTTRGTPKSTATPSTSNMEKL; encoded by the coding sequence ATGAATCGTACGACGAACTGGCTCTGCTCTATGGCGATGAGGAGAGGCGTCACCATCGCCACCGGGTCCGACAAACCACTGCATCTGGCTCCCTCGGTTGCCAGCGTCATCACCGCCGAACAGATCAAGGCGATGGGCGCCACCACCCTCGACCATGTTCTCGAACGTGTCCCAGGGCTGCATGTCGCCTACTCATTCAACCGCCTCAATTCAATCTGGTCGATTCGTGGTATCCATGCTGACACCAATCCGCAGGTGCTGTTCATGGTCAACGGCATGCGCATCACCGATGGTACAACCGGTAGTCGACCACCGAGCTTTTCCATGCCGGTGGAGAATATCGCCCGCGTTGAAGTGGTACGTGGTCCAGGCTCAGCCATCTACGGAGCCGATGCCTTCGCTGGCGTGGTCAACGTCATCACCAAGGGTTACGAGGGATACAACGGCCTGACGCTCGGCGCACGCACCGATACCATCGACAGCCGTGAAACCTGGATCCAGACGGGCAAACAACTCGGTGACTGGAATGCCGCCTTTAGCCTCGAGTGGCAACAGCGCGATGGTGACAGCTCACGGGTTGTCGATGCCGATCTGCAGACCTTTCTCGATACCACCTTCGCCCTGGTCCCACCTGCTTCCAACGCCCCTGGCACACTCGACACCACCTCTGATGTCATCAATACCTCCCTCAACCTCTCCAACGGAGGCCTGAAACTCGGCTTCTGGGGCTGGTTACAGCGTGATTGGTGGTCGGCCCCGGTGTTGCGGGCGCACTCGACAACACGGGGTACACCGAAGTCGACAGCTACGCCTTCGACATCGAATATGGAAAAACTCTAG